Proteins from one Impatiens glandulifera chromosome 2, dImpGla2.1, whole genome shotgun sequence genomic window:
- the LOC124926050 gene encoding fimbrin-5-like: MSGFQGVVVSDPFLQSQFTQVELRTLKSKFLSCRNQSGKATLGDLPPMVVTLKGVNEVFNEDQVKSIFLETSPDLSQEVDFESFLQIYVKLKSRASSKLGGPKLKGSTSFLKASTTTNRHMISESEKASYVAHINNFLGEDPFLKEFLPLNPADNSLFDLASDGVLLCKLINIAVPGTIDERAINTKKVLNPWERNENHTLCLNSAKAIGCTVVNIGTQDIIEGRTHLVMGIISQIIKIQMLATLNLRKTPQLVALVDDSKDMEELMALPPEKVLLKWMNFQLKKAGYEKEVTNFSSDLKDGEAYVHLLNVLAPELGNAGMMEVKDPSQRADMVLAQADKLNCKRYISSKDIVEGSTNLNLAFVAQIFEQRNGLSVDTEKSSPFAEMIMDDDQTSREERVFRLWINSLGIESYVNNLFEDVRNGWVLLEVLDKISPGTVIWKQASKPPIKMPFRKVENCNQVINIGKDLNLSLVNVAGNDIVQGNKKLIVAFLWQLMRFMVLRLLKNLRSFSQGKEITDTDIILWANNKVKRSGRKTQMESFKDKSLSNGIFFLELLTAVEPRVVNWTVITKGEDDEDKKLNATYIISVARKLGCSVFLLPEDIMEVNQKMILTLAASIMYWSLLNKGADPEPIPSSSVEADAEEETVPASVENEDPPPNDEEPPAE, from the exons ATGTCTGGTTTTCAAGGTGTCGTTGTTTCTGATCCATTCCTTCAAAGCCAGTTTACGCAAGTCGAACTCCGAACCCTCAAGTCCAAA TTTCTGTCATGTAGGAATCAATCTGGTAAAGCCACATTAGGAGACTTACCTCCAATGGTGGTGACTCTAAAAGGCGTAAATGAAGTGTTTAATGAGGATCAGGTTAAGAGTATCTTTCTTGAAACCTCTCCTGATCTCAGCCAAGAAGTTGATTTTGAATCCTTCCTTCAG ATATATGTAAAGTTGAAATCTAGAGCATCGAGTAAATTGGGTGGACCAAAATTAAAAGGTTCAACTTCATTTCTAAAGGCTTCCACCACCACTAATCGCCACATGATTAGTGAAAGTGAGAAAGCCTCTTATGTTGCCCATATTAACAACTTCCTTGGAGAAGATCCCTTCTTGAAGGAATTTCTTCCATTGAATCCTGCTGATAATTCTTTATTTGATCTTGCAAGCGATGGAGTTCTTCTCtg TAAGCTCATCAATATAGCAGTTCCTGGCACAATAGATGAACGAGCAATTAATACTAAAAAGGTCCTTAATCCATGGGAGAGGAATGAGAATCATACACTTTGCCTCAATTCTGCTAAGGCTATAGGATGTACTGTTGTCAATATTGGCACGCAAGACATTATTGAAGGAAGA ACTCATCTTGTAATGGGGATCATTTCTCAAATTATTAAG ATTCAAATGTTGGCTACCCTCAACTTGAGAAAAACACCTCAGCTGGTGGCATTGGTCGATGACAGCAAG GACATGGAAGAACTCATGGCATTGCCTCCTGAAAAGGTTCTGCTGAAGTGGATGAATTTCCAGCTGAAGAAAGCAGGATACGAAAAAGAGGTTACAAATTTTTCATCTGATCTgaag GATGGTGAAGCTTATGTGCATCTGCTTAATGTTCTTGCCCCGGAACTTGGAAATGCTGGTATGATGGAAGTGAAGGATCCTTCACAAAGAGCAGATATGGTACTTGCTCAGGCAGATAAACTGAATTGCAAGAGATATATATCCTCCAAGGACATTGTTGAGGGTTCTACAAATCTAAATCTTGCATTTGTTGCACAAATATTCGAGCAGAG GAATGGGTTGTCAGTTGATACTGAAAAGAGTAGTCCTTTCGCTGAGATGATCATGGATGATGATCAAACATCAAGGGAAGAAAGAGTTTTTCGGCTGTGGATTAACAGCCTTGGAATTGAATCTTACGTCAATAATTTGTTTGAGGATGTCAGGAACGG ATGGGTGCTATTGGAAGTTCTTGACAAAATTTCCCCAGGTACAGTCATATGGAAGCAAGCATCGAAACCGCCTATCAAGATGCCTTTCAGAAAAGTTGAGAACTGCAATCAAGTTATAAATATTGGAAAAGATTTAAATCTGTCTCTTGTAAATGTAGCTGGGAATGATATAGTTCAAGGCAATAAGAAGCTCATAGTAG CTTTTTTGTGGCAGTTGATGAGGTTTATGGTTCTCCGACTGTTGAAGAATTTGAGGTCATTCTCTCAAGGAAAGGAGATAACAGATACCGACATTATCCTCTGGGCAAACAACAAAGTGAAGCGTTCAGGCAGAAAAACTCAAATGGAAAGTTTTAAG GACAAGAGTCTTTCCAATGGAATTTTCTTTCTAGAGCTTCTCACTGCTGTGGAGCCAAGGGTTGTCAACTGGACAGTTATTACCAAAGGGGAGGATG ACGAGGACAAGAAGCTAAACGCAACATACATAATAAGTGTGGCTCGAAAGCTCGGTTGCTCTGTTTTCTTGTTGCCTGAAGACATAATGGAG GTGAACCAGAAGATGATTCTAACTTTAGCAGCAAGCATTATGTACTGGAGCCTGCTGAACAAAGGGGCAGACCCAGAACCAATACCTTCTTCTTCAGTCGAAGCAGATGCCGAAGAGGAGACAGTCCCAGCTAGTGTAGAGAATGAAGATCCTCCTCCTAATGATGAGGAACCACCAGCAGAATGA
- the LOC124926378 gene encoding fasciclin-like arabinogalactan protein 7 isoform X1, which produces MLPRNLARLETKMEFPVMSIMIICTTLILVCSPSGSLAKTASSPPAPIILTPAPAPAPHYVNLTDLLTVAGPFHTFLNYLISTKVIDTFQNQANNTDEGITIFVPKDSAFSSLKTPSLSNLTNEQIKSICLFHALPHFYSLADFKNLSESGPAVTFAGGGYTLNITSVFGTVHLSSGWAKTKISSSVLSTDPIGVYEVDKVLLPEAIFGTDIPPTAAPAPAPVSEVAPAADSPVGEEHGSSSLPKSTKKSSALSDRVLGLGAWTWLILAILL; this is translated from the exons ATGCTTCCACG GAATCTAGCTAGATTGGAAACAAAAATGGAATTTCCGGTCATGTCGATCATGATCATCTGCACCACCCTAATCCTAGTGTGTTCTCCATCTGGATCATTGGCTAAGACTGCTTCGTCACCCCCAGCTCCGATAATCCTAACTCCGGCCCCAGCTCCGGCACCTCATTATGTAAACCTGACCGATTTGCTGACCGTGGCCGGTCCATTCCACACTTTCTTAAACTACCTCATCTCAACAAAAGTAATCGATACATTCCAAAACCAAGCCAACAACACAGACGAAGGAATCACCATCTTTGTCCCAAAAGACAGTGCTTTCTCTTCCCTAAAAACCCCATCTCTATCCAATCTCACCAATGAACAGATCAAGTCAATCTGCCTATTCCACGCCCTGCCTCATTTCTATAGTCTCGCCGATTTCAAGAATCTCAGCGAATCAGGTCCTGCGGTGACATTTGCCGGCGGGGGCTACACATTGAACATAACTTCCGTTTTTGGCACAGTACACTTGAGCTCGGGATGGGCAAAAACAAAGATCAGCAGCAGTGTTCTTTCAACCGACCCAATTGGGGTTTACGAGGTGGATAAGGTTCTTCTTCCAGAGGCTATTTTTGGGACGGACATTCCCCCTACAGCAGCCCCGGCTCCAGCTCCGGTTAGTGAGGTGGCGCCAGCTGCAGACTCTCCGGTTGGGGAAGAACATGGGTCGTCGTCATTGCCCAAATCGACGAAGAAGTCGTCAGCATTATCAGACAGGGTTTTGGGTCTAGGAGCTTGGACTTGGTTGATCTTGGCCATCTTGTTGTGA
- the LOC124926378 gene encoding fasciclin-like arabinogalactan protein 7 isoform X2 has product MEFPVMSIMIICTTLILVCSPSGSLAKTASSPPAPIILTPAPAPAPHYVNLTDLLTVAGPFHTFLNYLISTKVIDTFQNQANNTDEGITIFVPKDSAFSSLKTPSLSNLTNEQIKSICLFHALPHFYSLADFKNLSESGPAVTFAGGGYTLNITSVFGTVHLSSGWAKTKISSSVLSTDPIGVYEVDKVLLPEAIFGTDIPPTAAPAPAPVSEVAPAADSPVGEEHGSSSLPKSTKKSSALSDRVLGLGAWTWLILAILL; this is encoded by the coding sequence ATGGAATTTCCGGTCATGTCGATCATGATCATCTGCACCACCCTAATCCTAGTGTGTTCTCCATCTGGATCATTGGCTAAGACTGCTTCGTCACCCCCAGCTCCGATAATCCTAACTCCGGCCCCAGCTCCGGCACCTCATTATGTAAACCTGACCGATTTGCTGACCGTGGCCGGTCCATTCCACACTTTCTTAAACTACCTCATCTCAACAAAAGTAATCGATACATTCCAAAACCAAGCCAACAACACAGACGAAGGAATCACCATCTTTGTCCCAAAAGACAGTGCTTTCTCTTCCCTAAAAACCCCATCTCTATCCAATCTCACCAATGAACAGATCAAGTCAATCTGCCTATTCCACGCCCTGCCTCATTTCTATAGTCTCGCCGATTTCAAGAATCTCAGCGAATCAGGTCCTGCGGTGACATTTGCCGGCGGGGGCTACACATTGAACATAACTTCCGTTTTTGGCACAGTACACTTGAGCTCGGGATGGGCAAAAACAAAGATCAGCAGCAGTGTTCTTTCAACCGACCCAATTGGGGTTTACGAGGTGGATAAGGTTCTTCTTCCAGAGGCTATTTTTGGGACGGACATTCCCCCTACAGCAGCCCCGGCTCCAGCTCCGGTTAGTGAGGTGGCGCCAGCTGCAGACTCTCCGGTTGGGGAAGAACATGGGTCGTCGTCATTGCCCAAATCGACGAAGAAGTCGTCAGCATTATCAGACAGGGTTTTGGGTCTAGGAGCTTGGACTTGGTTGATCTTGGCCATCTTGTTGTGA